The genomic stretch gaaaaaataaaaggaaaaggggataaaagggccTGGCTGTGGGTAAACAGCTGACTGGTCAGCATGCTTGTCTGACCAAGCCCTGCACTCGGCCACCGCAGCCTGTCCTATTATGCTTACTAAATATTCTTAGTTAATAACCGTaactatttaataataataacaataatagtaGCAACAACATTCTTTCTAGCTATCTTATGTGTGGGTGCACTCAGGTCTGAGCCTGTGTGTGAGAACACTAGCAAACTTCACGCCAGACTCGTCAGTGACCAGGATAAGAGAGCCAAGTGCCAGTGACTGCAGCGAGTGAACCTCAGGTGCCCAAGGTGACCATAAACCTCAGGTGCTTGAGGGTCCAGGAGCCAGCACCTGGGCAAACTGGGGTCTGAGGCCAGCTACTGAATAGACTGAGTGGCTGACGCCAGTGACTGGGGAGACCAGTTCTGTGCGAGTGAGTATATATTTCATTAGCACACATCAATCctgatcagctggagaggagCAGGATGAGGCGGTCTGTGCCGTTCATGTGTGTgggtgctgtgtgtgtgtatacatgggGGCTGCTAAAGGCACTGCTATCTGTCGGTGTTCATCTGTGGCCAACCAtaggggctgtgtgtgtgtgtgtgtgtgtgtgtgtatgtgtgtgtgtgtatgtgcacgtgcacatgctTGTGTGCACAAGCCTCGATCCTGACAGGACCTGGGAACAGGGAGCTGCAGTAGCATCGCATCCATGGGGCTGGGGCACAAGGAAACCCCCTGGGTCTGGCAGCCCCTGCATCTGGCTACCCCCTAACACAACTTGATTGAAAAATTGTGCACTGGCCCTTATGCAAGGACAAATTCAACGTTTAATGGTGGATCACTTTGTAAATGCTGGGGTAGAGGGCTTGGACTTAGTCACAGCAGTAGAATTTCATATCGTTGAGAGCTGTGTCGTCCCCCTTTCCCTGGGGTTCTTCCATCTTCGTCTTGAGCCCACAGATGGCTTTAGAGTTGCAGCTTTTGCTCCACGAGCCGAACTGACCCCCTGAAAGTCCCTGGCCCACCAGCTGCGTTCCATTAGAGCAGAGGAACATCACATTGTTGACCGCCGTGTCATCAAGCAGATGCTGCTGTGGTTCCACACGCAGTGAGAAGGAAACCATCTTGTtactggagcagagctgggcctTAGTCCAGGTTCCCCACCTGCCAGAGAGGAAGAACAACTCCCCGATATGTGTGCAGCCTCTGCTCACCTGAAAGCAACCCTACACCTCAACTGGGACCCTGGTGGTCCTAGGGCAGGGTATCTACCAAAGGACAGTAGATTTCTAAGAGCATCTGTTTCACTCTACCTCCCTTAGGTGTTTTTGTCTTTCCCCCCAGGTACTCAGCTATCACCAGGCCTGGGCTGCCCTGTAGCTACAGGACTCCTTGGGGAGTTCAGCTGCTTGCTTTGTCCCTATTATTTAACATCAATGTCTTTCTCCAAGTAAGCAtttgaggaaaaggagaaagtaaagGCTCAGGACTGGATATTTGCAATTCTCTTTCCTGGGTTCAAGATCTTTTCAAAATCGATTCCCTTCTCTGGGACAAGATATTTACCTTAAGATACTCACACTTTGTGGCTAGAGGGACTaagtggggtggggggaactgCCTTCACAAGGGTTTTGGGATGGTTATAGAAAAACCATTGCACTGCTTTCCCTTGTAGTTTCACCAAAGCTGCTGTCCTGAAGGAAGAATGAGAAAGCAAAGGCTACTCACGGCCCCACTGAGGACTCAATGGTTGTGCCATCTGTGCAGAGCAGGCGGATGCCGTTCAGAGCTGTGTCATCGCCAAATAGCCAGAATCCCTGGGAGGGCTCCACCTTAGAAGAGTGGACAAACAAGTGAGCGTCACCAGTGAATGGCCAGCTCCCTGTGCCATTAAAAGAAGAGATAAGATGAGCCTTTGGAGAGCTGTTAGGAGGCTCTGTGAGACGCAGCCAGACACATCCTAGTGCTGCTGAGCAAAGGGGCTGTAAGGCAGCTCCACAGCCCTTTCTAGTGAGCCTTTTTGCTGTTGCCTACCTCTGCTCTTTATCCAAACTGCAGAGCAGAGGTTCTGGACACAGAGGAACATCTGG from Dromaius novaehollandiae isolate bDroNov1 chromosome 1, bDroNov1.hap1, whole genome shotgun sequence encodes the following:
- the LOC112983234 gene encoding vitelline membrane outer layer protein 1-like; the encoded protein is MHPLIPAFLCLLGSCCLQDTEARQYDSVLTVPNGSPWGTWGKAHFCPKGHAKGFELKVEPSQGFWLFGDDTALNGIRLLCTDGTTIESSVGPWGTWTKAQLCSSNKMVSFSLRVEPQQHLLDDTAVNNVMFLCSNGTQLVGQGLSGGQFGSWSKSCNSKAICGLKTKMEEPQGKGDDTALNDMKFYCCD